The genomic segment ATCCAGGTCAAGCCTTTCCGGTCATGCCGTGTGGGTATGGTAACAACCGGCAGCGAGATATATCATGGCCGGATAGAGGATAAATTCGGCCCGGTTGTGAAAAAGAAGTTTCAGGAACTTGGCAGCCGGGTGATTCGGCAGATTATGGTTTCAGATGACAGGAGCATGACTGTTGATGCCATCTGCACCCTGATAAGCGAAGGGGCTGAGATGATTGTTGTAACCGGAGGCATGTCCGTTGACCCGGATGACCAGACCCCGGCAGGTATCAGGGCAGCCGGAGGCGATGTGGTGATCTATGGCGCTCCTACATTTCCTGGTGCCATGTTCATGCTGGCATATATCGGGGATGTGCCGGTCATGGGTCTGCCCGGATGCGTGATGTATTCCAGGACAACCATTTTTGATCTGGTGGTTCCCAGGATACTGGCAGGTGAATCTGTTACACGAGAAGATATTGCTCGTTTAGGGCATGGCGGCTTCTGCGCAGGATGTGCAGAATGCCGTTATCCCATATGCGGTTTTGGAAAGGGATAGTCATTTTATTTCCGAAAATCTATATTAACAACAAAAGGAGAAAAATCTGTTATGATTAAGAAAAATCTTTTGGTAAACGGGATCAGCCGTACGCTCATTGCGCCGCCGGATGCATCTCTTGCAAATGTGCTTAGGGAACAGCTGGGGCTTACAGGAACCAAAATAGGGTGCGGCCAGGCCCAGTGCGGATGCTGCAATGTGATCTTAAACAACAAACTGGTTCGGTCCTGTGTGACCAAAATGTCCAAAATACCTGACAATGCTGCTGTTATCACAGTTGAAGGAGTAGGAACCCCGGAAAACCTTCACCCGGTTCAGCTTGCCTGGATCACTCACGGCGGGGCACAGTGCGGATTTTGCAGCCCCGGCTTTGTAGTGTCAACCACTGCCCTGCTGGCTGAAAATCCCAATCCCACCCGTGAAGATGTCCGCGACTGGTTCCAGAAGCACCGCAATGCCTGCCGGTGTACCGGGTATAAACAGCTTGTGGATGCTGTCATGGATGCTGCAAAGGTCATGCGCGGTGAAATGAAAGCCGAAGAACTAATGTTCAAAATGCCTGAAGACGGGAAGATATGGGGCGGCAAATATCCCCGCCCGTCAGCAGTTGCCAAGGTTACGGGAACACTGGAATACGGCGCTGATCTGGGGCTTAAACTTCCGCCTGAAACCCTCTGCTGCGCACTTGTACAGGCCCAGGTCTCCCACGGAGAAATCAAGTCCATTGATACCTCGGAAGCGGAAAAAATGCCGGGTGTCGTTAAGGTGGTTACACACAAGGATATCAAGGGCAAAAACAGGATTACAGGTCTTATAACCTTCCCGACCAACAAAGGAGACGGATGGGACCGGCCTATCCTGTGTGATGAAAAGGTATTTCAGTTCGGCGATGCCATTGCCATTGTATGTGCAGCCACCCAGTCCCAGGCAAAGGCTGCTGCTGAAAAGGTCAAGGTAAATATGGAGGAACTGCCTGCTTACATGAGTGCGCCTGCAGCCATGGCCGAGGATGCTATGGAAATTCATCCGGGAACACCCAATATCTATTATATTCAAAAGATTGCCAAAGGCAAAGATACAAAACCGATTTTTGAAAAAGCCGATGTTGTGGTCGAGGATGATTTTTATGTGGGACGCCAGCCCCATATGCCTATGGAACCGGATGTGGGCTTTGCCTATCTCAATGATGACGGAAAACTATGTATTCATTCCAAATCCATTGCCTTAAATCTTCATAAGGCAATGATTGCTCCGGGTCTTGGTGTGGAACCTGAAAATCTTATAATGGTTCAAAACCCCACCGGAGGAACCTTTGGGTATAAGTTCAGCCCCACAATGGAAGCCCTGGTAGGAGCAGCATGTCTGGCAACAGGCAGGCCGGTTTTTCTAAACTACAATTATTTCCAGCAGATGACTTACACAGGCAAACGCTCTCCCTTTTTTGTCAATATGCGTTATGCAGCAGATAAAGACGGAAAACTCCTGGCAATGGAAACTGACTGGAGCGTGGATCACGGGCCTTATTCAGAGTTCGGCGATCTTCTGACCCTGCGCGGAGCACAGTTCATGGGTGCCGGATACGACATCCCGAACATCCTCGGAGAAGGACGGACGGTCTGCACCAACCATGCCTGGGGATCGGCCTTCCGCTCTTACGGCTCGCCCCAGAGTGAGTTTGCCTCTGAGGTACTTATGGACGAACTGGCCGAAAAACTGGGTGTTGACCCCTTTGAACTTCGGTACAAAAACGTCTATCGTGAAGGTGCCACAACACCTACGGGCCAGAAACCGGAAGTCTTGTCCCTGCCTGAAATGCTGGACATCCTGCGGCCAAAATACAAGGCTGCCCTGGAAAAAGCCAAAAAGAATTCTGACGGCAAGGTTAAACGGGGAGTCGGTATTTCCATAGGTATTTACGGATGCGGGCTGGACGGGCCGGACGGTTCCCAGGTTCGGGTTGAACTGAATCAGGATAATACCATTACCGTATTCAATACATGGGAAGATCATGGTCAGGGTGCGGATATGGGAACCCTTGGAACTGCCCATGAGGCGCTGCGCCCAATGGGAGTAAGCCCTGACAGGATCCGCCTGGAACTTAACGATACCGGCAATGCCCCTGACAGCGGGCCTTCAGGCGGAAGCCGTCAGCAGGTGGTAACAGGACGGGCAATCCAGGCAGCATGTGAACTGCTCATGGGAGCCATGCGGAAATCAGACGGCACTTACCGCAGCTATGATGAAATGAAAGCAGAGAATATTTCCGTATCCTATGACGGCAAATGGACGGCTCCGGCAACTGCCTGTGATGAAAATGCTCAGGGTTCCCCCTTTGCTGTGTATATGTACGGAGTTTTCATGGCTGAGGTGGCTGTCGAACTTGCAACAGGTAAGACCAGTGTGGAAAAGATGACACTGGTGGCAGACATAGGCAAGGTCAACAACCGCCTGGTAACAGACGGCCAGCTTTACGGCGGCATTGCCCAGGGTATCGGCCTGGCCCTTACCGAGGATTTTGAGGATCTGAAAAAACACAGTACCCTGATGGGTGCAGGTTTCCCCTATGCCAAACAGGTTACTGACGACATTGAGCTGATCTATGTGGAAACACCAAGGCCCGAAGGCCCGTTCGGTGCGGCAGGCGCTGGAGAACTCCCGCTTTCCAGCCCTCATGCAGCAATAATCAACGGTATTAACAATGCCTGCGGCGTTCGTATTACCAGACTGCCGGCACTTCCTGAAAAGGTACTGGCAGGTCTTAAGGCAAAATAATAAACTAACTGATGCCCCCTTTTTTCAGTAAAGGGGGCATTAAACGTATCCTCTTTAAATTTTATGGTAACTTTTATTGTTTATATATTTGCAGCTATCATGAATCTGACTTTTTAAAGGAGTGCCAAACTGAAAGTTTGGCATACAGCGGTTAAGCCGAAAACACTGCCAAACTTTCAGTTTGGCACTCCTATTATAAAGGTGCTTACCATAAAATTTAAAGAGGATACCATTAAACATATATTTTTGAAAAAGAATTCTTATAAATACTATTATGGATAAACAAGCTCTTCAGAAATTGGAAAACCGGTGTATTCAGGATCAGCCTGCCCAATGTGTGGCAGCCTGTCCCCTGCATGTGGATGTCCGTACATTTATAAAACACGTCAGTCAGGGCGACCGGAACAATGCCTGGAAAGTTCTTCGTAAAACAATGCCTGTTCCCGGTATCCTGGGGCGGATTTGTGACGGCCCGTGCCAGATGAGGTGTAAACGCCGGGATGCAGGCGGTGCTATACGCATCAACGAGCTGGAAAAAGCCTGCGTCAGTCAGCCCGTACTCCCTTCCCGGATTCTGCCGCTTCCGAAAAAAGGCAAAACCGTTGCAGTAGCAGGCAGCGGTATAAGCAGCCTGACCGCAGCCTGGGATCTGGGAAGAAAGGGATATGATATACGGCTGCTTATCCCTGATGCCAGACCTGAATTACACCTGCTTAATCTTTATGGAAAAACAATTCCGGCTGAAATTATCAAAAAAGAACTTGATATGCTTAAATCCGTGAATGTAGTCATAAACACCGGGATTTCAACAGATGCAGGGAATTTTCTCAAACAATGCCTTGAAAGCCATGATGCAGTCTATCTGGGACTGGACGCAGTTGACGGACAAACCTGGAATCTGCCGAAAAACCGGGAAGGAAACACGGCCATAACTCCAAAAACCCAGACAACCGGGCTGGAAGGCGTTTTTGCCGGAGGCCTGCCCTGTAACGGAGTTTCATCCCCTGTATGGCAGGCAGCAGAAGGCAGATGGGCTGCAACATCCATTGACCGCTTTCTTCAAAAGGTTTCTTTAAATGCAGGCCGGGAAAAAGAAGGCCCTTACGAAACCAGGCTGTTTACCAGCCTTGCAGATGTCAGGCCGCAGAATGCCGCACCCATGACAAACCCGGACGGATATACCTGGGAGGAGGCAGTGGAAGAAGCCCGGCGCTGTCTGCAATGCGAATGTATGGAATGCGTAAAGGTCTGCCCATATCTGGAACGATTCAACGGTTATCCCAAAAAATATGCAAGGGAGATTTACAACAACGAATCCATTGTCATGGGAATCCGGCAGGCCAATAAGCTTATCAATTCATGCAGCCTGTGCGGATTATGCGAGACGGTCTGCCCTGAAAATTTTGCCATGCAGGATATTTGCCTGACAGCCCGGCAGTCCATGTCAAGGCGGGGCAAAATGCCGCCGTCAGCCCATGAGTTTGCACTTATGGACATGGCTTTCAGTCAGAGCGAGCGTTTTGCACTGGCACGTCATGAACCCGGACATTCAAAAAGCGAACACCTTTTTTTTCCAGGCTGCCAGCTTTGCGCATCAGCGCCTGATAAGATTCTTCCATTGTACGATTATCTCAGAAAATCACTTGGCGGCGGAGTTGGAATTATGCTGGGATGCTGTGCCGCACCTGCCCGCTGGGCAGGCAGAGAAGATCAGTTTCAGGAAGAAACAGCCGGGTTTGAGCAAAAATGGACAAAATTGGGAAAACCTCAAGTGATAACAGCCTGCTCAACCTGCCTGAGCATGTTCCAAAAGAACCTGAAAGGAATCTCAATCACTTCTTTATGGCAGGTGACAGCTGAAAAAGGGCTGCCTGATTTTTTACATATAAAAAACAATCTCAATCCCAAAAAAAAATTTGCAGTCCATGATCCATGCACCACACGAACAGAACCAAAAATTCGGGCATCTGTGCGTGTTCTGCTGGAGCGTATGGGGGTTATGGTAGAGGAACTGGAACTCAGTAATGAAAAAACCGAATGCTGCGGCTTCGGGGGATTAATGGAAAATGCCAACCCGGAGCTGGCAAAAGAGGTTATCACCAGGCGCTCTGCCCGGAGCCGGCTGGATTATATTGCCTACTGCGCCATGTGCAGGGATGCGCTGGCAGGAAGCGGAAAAAGAGTCATTCATCTGGCTGACCTGATAATCCCTGATCCTGATGAACCTGATCCTGCATCCCGCAAACGCCCTACCTGGTCGGAAAGGCAGGAAAACCGGGCAAAACTCAAGACGCATCTGCTTGAAAGATTATGGGGAGAAAAAGCATTGGAAATAGAAGAATATCAGAATATCATCCTTGATATTTCGCCTGATGTTTCGGAACTTTTAGACAACCGGAGAATTCTCACAAGCGATATTCAACAGGTTATTTATCATGCTGAAAAAACAAAAGACAAACTCCGGCATGGGGAAACAGGCAGGTTTAAAGCTGCTTTCAGACCCTATAACACAACTTTCTGGGTTGAATATACCCTGTCTGAAACCGGCTATGTTATCCATAATGCCTATGCTCACCGCATGGAGGTAATCCGATAATGACAAACGCACATGTTCAGCCTGAAGACCTGAAATGGAAATGTTTCCAATGCAGCGTTAATCTGATTTCAAAGACGGTTTCCCTTGAATACATGAACAACCGGTTCTCCACCGAACTGCCTGTATGTCCTGATTGCGGGTTTGTGATGATATCCGAGGAGGTCGCACTTGGTAAAATGGCAGAGGTTGAGCAGATTCTGGAGGACAAATAGCCTGGCTGTGAGCATACCCAATCTGTTTGAATCGCCTCAATTCAGGGCAGCCATCGGCCCGGTTACAGGGCAGGCCATCAGACCTGGAGGAATTTCCCTTACTATGGAGGCTGCTGGCCGCTGCTGCCTGCCTGAAAATGCGCGGGTTCTTGATATTGGATGCGGGGCAGGGGCAACAGCGGCCTGTCTGCGATCAAAGTTCAAATTCAATGCCATCGGCATTGACAGGTCTGCACTGCTGCTGGCAGATGCACTGAAACAGGAGCAGATGCTTCCCCTGATTCGCGGGGATGCGGTACATCTGCCCTTTGCCGGCAGCTGCATGGACGGGGTATTTATGGAATGCGTCATGTCCCTGATACCGGAGCCTTCCAATGCTGCCAGCGAATGCTGCCGGGTGTTGAAACCGGGTGCCTGGCTTATCATTTCCGATATTTACGCACGGAACAAACCGGCAAATATAAAACAGGAGCCATTTCCCATGCGCTCCTGCCTTGGAGGTGCCATGAACCGTGAAAAAATTGAAGATATGATAAACAATTCCGGTTTCCATTGCCTGGCATGGGAAGATCGTTCGGATTTATTAAAACAGATGGCAGCGCAGCTAGTGTTTGAATTTGGTTCCATGAATGCATTCTGGTCCGCATTCTGCAATGGAAATACTCAATATGAATTTAAGGAAAGAATCAAAGATATCCGGCCCGGGTATTATCTGCTTATGGCTCGAAAAAAATAAAAATTTATTACAGGTACTTAAAACAGGACATTAATATGGATGAAACAATGATCCGCATGATGCAGCTTGGAGGAAAAGGCTACTCATGCAGCCAGATAATTTTGCAGCTTGCACTGGAAATGCAGGGAGAAGAAAATCCTGAACTCATAAGAGCAATGTCCGGCCTGGCCTATGGATGCGGAGCAGGTACTGGAACCTGCGGGGCACTGACAGGAGGATGCTGTCTTATAGGGCTGTATGCAGGAAAAGGAAGAGATGAGGAACAAGGCTCAGATCAACTAATGCTAATGCTTACAAGTCTTTCAGACTGGTTTATTGAAAAAATCGGAGACAGTCACGGCAGCATTTCGTGCGAGGCTGTTACCGGCGGACAAGGCCCGGCTGCTTCTGCTGCAAAATGCGGAGAGATTACTGCCAAAACCTATGAAAAAGCCCTTGAAATCCTGGCTGCCGGCGGGTTTGATCTTTGTTAAAGCCATGACAGAATTCAGCCAGCCCACACAAAGCCTCTGCCCGGTATGCCTGAAAAGGATTCCGGCTTTTCGTACCTGCTGCAGCCTGGAAGATGTTTTCCTGGAAAAACAGTGTCCTGAGCATGGGAAATTTCGTTCCATCATCTGGAAGGGGCTGCCCGGTTTTCAGGACTGGAGTCTTCCCAAAATTCCAACAAAACCGACAATTTCTTATACAAAAAAAGATCAGGGATGTCCCTTTGACTGCGGCCTGTGCCCTGAACACCGTCAGGGTTCCTGCACAATACTCCTTGAAGTAACCGGCAGATGCAATCTCTCCTGTCCCGTGTGTTTTGCAGATGCAGGAACACAGGCTGGGACAGACCCCTCTCTTGAAATAATCAGGGAATGGTATCAGGCAGGACAAAAAGCAGGCGGAAACTGCAATATCCAGCTTTCAGGGGGCGAGCCGACTGTCCGGGATGATCTGCCTGATATTATCGCTCTGGGCAAAGAGACCGGGTTTTCATTTATCCAGCTCAATACCAACGGTATTCGCACCGGTTCTGACAGAAACTATCTTTCAGCCCTGAAACAGGCCGGTTTGTCTTCTGTATTTCTTCAATTTGACGGAACAAAAGACAGTATTTATCAAAAACTCAGGGGCCGGTCTCTCCTGGCAGAGAAAATGGAAGCATTGCACAGGTTCAGGGAATGCGGCATTGGCATTGTTCTGGTTCCCACCCTTATCCCCGGAATCAATACCGGAAATATTGGG from the Desulfonema limicola genome contains:
- a CDS encoding molybdopterin-binding protein, producing MRNSISVHDAVGTVLCHDITRIVPGEYKGPAYKKGHIITEDDIPILLNLGKEHLYVLELMSDYVHEDDAAERIALAAAGPGLKLTEHSEGRVDMIAEFTGLLKINIKALTRLNSLGEIIFGTLHSGHLVSSGRAVAGTRIIPLVIEDEKIRAAEALCRDHFPLIQVKPFRSCRVGMVTTGSEIYHGRIEDKFGPVVKKKFQELGSRVIRQIMVSDDRSMTVDAICTLISEGAEMIVVTGGMSVDPDDQTPAGIRAAGGDVVIYGAPTFPGAMFMLAYIGDVPVMGLPGCVMYSRTTIFDLVVPRILAGESVTREDIARLGHGGFCAGCAECRYPICGFGKG
- a CDS encoding molybdopterin-dependent aldehyde oxidoreductase; this encodes MIKKNLLVNGISRTLIAPPDASLANVLREQLGLTGTKIGCGQAQCGCCNVILNNKLVRSCVTKMSKIPDNAAVITVEGVGTPENLHPVQLAWITHGGAQCGFCSPGFVVSTTALLAENPNPTREDVRDWFQKHRNACRCTGYKQLVDAVMDAAKVMRGEMKAEELMFKMPEDGKIWGGKYPRPSAVAKVTGTLEYGADLGLKLPPETLCCALVQAQVSHGEIKSIDTSEAEKMPGVVKVVTHKDIKGKNRITGLITFPTNKGDGWDRPILCDEKVFQFGDAIAIVCAATQSQAKAAAEKVKVNMEELPAYMSAPAAMAEDAMEIHPGTPNIYYIQKIAKGKDTKPIFEKADVVVEDDFYVGRQPHMPMEPDVGFAYLNDDGKLCIHSKSIALNLHKAMIAPGLGVEPENLIMVQNPTGGTFGYKFSPTMEALVGAACLATGRPVFLNYNYFQQMTYTGKRSPFFVNMRYAADKDGKLLAMETDWSVDHGPYSEFGDLLTLRGAQFMGAGYDIPNILGEGRTVCTNHAWGSAFRSYGSPQSEFASEVLMDELAEKLGVDPFELRYKNVYREGATTPTGQKPEVLSLPEMLDILRPKYKAALEKAKKNSDGKVKRGVGISIGIYGCGLDGPDGSQVRVELNQDNTITVFNTWEDHGQGADMGTLGTAHEALRPMGVSPDRIRLELNDTGNAPDSGPSGGSRQQVVTGRAIQAACELLMGAMRKSDGTYRSYDEMKAENISVSYDGKWTAPATACDENAQGSPFAVYMYGVFMAEVAVELATGKTSVEKMTLVADIGKVNNRLVTDGQLYGGIAQGIGLALTEDFEDLKKHSTLMGAGFPYAKQVTDDIELIYVETPRPEGPFGAAGAGELPLSSPHAAIINGINNACGVRITRLPALPEKVLAGLKAK
- a CDS encoding pyridine nucleotide-disulfide oxidoreductase/dicluster-binding protein produces the protein MDKQALQKLENRCIQDQPAQCVAACPLHVDVRTFIKHVSQGDRNNAWKVLRKTMPVPGILGRICDGPCQMRCKRRDAGGAIRINELEKACVSQPVLPSRILPLPKKGKTVAVAGSGISSLTAAWDLGRKGYDIRLLIPDARPELHLLNLYGKTIPAEIIKKELDMLKSVNVVINTGISTDAGNFLKQCLESHDAVYLGLDAVDGQTWNLPKNREGNTAITPKTQTTGLEGVFAGGLPCNGVSSPVWQAAEGRWAATSIDRFLQKVSLNAGREKEGPYETRLFTSLADVRPQNAAPMTNPDGYTWEEAVEEARRCLQCECMECVKVCPYLERFNGYPKKYAREIYNNESIVMGIRQANKLINSCSLCGLCETVCPENFAMQDICLTARQSMSRRGKMPPSAHEFALMDMAFSQSERFALARHEPGHSKSEHLFFPGCQLCASAPDKILPLYDYLRKSLGGGVGIMLGCCAAPARWAGREDQFQEETAGFEQKWTKLGKPQVITACSTCLSMFQKNLKGISITSLWQVTAEKGLPDFLHIKNNLNPKKKFAVHDPCTTRTEPKIRASVRVLLERMGVMVEELELSNEKTECCGFGGLMENANPELAKEVITRRSARSRLDYIAYCAMCRDALAGSGKRVIHLADLIIPDPDEPDPASRKRPTWSERQENRAKLKTHLLERLWGEKALEIEEYQNIILDISPDVSELLDNRRILTSDIQQVIYHAEKTKDKLRHGETGRFKAAFRPYNTTFWVEYTLSETGYVIHNAYAHRMEVIR
- a CDS encoding DVU_1557 family redox protein translates to MTNAHVQPEDLKWKCFQCSVNLISKTVSLEYMNNRFSTELPVCPDCGFVMISEEVALGKMAEVEQILEDK
- the trsM gene encoding DVU_1556 family methyltransferase yields the protein MVKWQRLSRFWRTNSLAVSIPNLFESPQFRAAIGPVTGQAIRPGGISLTMEAAGRCCLPENARVLDIGCGAGATAACLRSKFKFNAIGIDRSALLLADALKQEQMLPLIRGDAVHLPFAGSCMDGVFMECVMSLIPEPSNAASECCRVLKPGAWLIISDIYARNKPANIKQEPFPMRSCLGGAMNREKIEDMINNSGFHCLAWEDRSDLLKQMAAQLVFEFGSMNAFWSAFCNGNTQYEFKERIKDIRPGYYLLMARKK
- a CDS encoding DVU_1555 family C-GCAxxG-C-C protein — encoded protein: MDETMIRMMQLGGKGYSCSQIILQLALEMQGEENPELIRAMSGLAYGCGAGTGTCGALTGGCCLIGLYAGKGRDEEQGSDQLMLMLTSLSDWFIEKIGDSHGSISCEAVTGGQGPAASAAKCGEITAKTYEKALEILAAGGFDLC
- the trsS gene encoding radical SAM (seleno)protein TrsS; this encodes MKSWLPAGLIFVKAMTEFSQPTQSLCPVCLKRIPAFRTCCSLEDVFLEKQCPEHGKFRSIIWKGLPGFQDWSLPKIPTKPTISYTKKDQGCPFDCGLCPEHRQGSCTILLEVTGRCNLSCPVCFADAGTQAGTDPSLEIIREWYQAGQKAGGNCNIQLSGGEPTVRDDLPDIIALGKETGFSFIQLNTNGIRTGSDRNYLSALKQAGLSSVFLQFDGTKDSIYQKLRGRSLLAEKMEALHRFRECGIGIVLVPTLIPGINTGNIGEILKLAMEWTPAVRAVHFQPVSYFGRHYQYSAGCPDDHMRLTLPELMQAIEEQTGRMFKTGHFKPPGCENARCSFHGNYLITGKGKAMPIGRTGSQQNQTCCVKPVRAEEGAARAVAYTARQWAAPETPEADIVNSRCCNPSDTMNLDDFIARARTHTFSVSAMAFQDVWNLDLERVRDCCIHVMSPDKRLIPFCLYNLTDSKGKKLYRP